Proteins from a single region of Paraglaciecola sp. T6c:
- a CDS encoding riboflavin synthase, translating to MFTGIIEDVGHIESLTPTGDDIRLRIRVNKLDMSDVALGDSIANNGVCLTVVDMNSSGFSADVSHETIKRSGFADYKAGSKVNLEKAMLPTSRFGGHIVSGHVDGVGEVVSVNPVGRYVEIWVQAPKDLARYLAEKGSITVDGVSLTVNAVEGAKFLITLIPHSLEETIIGGYKKGTKINLEVDVVARYLERLMLGDKAAETGQQKSDISMVFLAENGFLR from the coding sequence ATGACATTCGCTTGCGCATACGGGTAAATAAACTGGATATGTCGGATGTGGCCCTTGGCGACAGTATCGCCAATAACGGTGTGTGTTTAACCGTGGTAGACATGAACTCGAGCGGCTTTAGTGCTGACGTGTCGCACGAGACCATCAAGCGCAGCGGTTTTGCCGATTATAAAGCGGGTAGTAAGGTGAACTTAGAAAAGGCCATGTTACCGACATCCCGCTTTGGTGGGCACATCGTCAGCGGGCATGTTGATGGTGTGGGCGAAGTCGTTTCCGTCAACCCTGTTGGGCGTTACGTAGAAATCTGGGTGCAAGCACCAAAAGATTTAGCCCGTTACTTAGCGGAAAAAGGCTCGATTACTGTAGACGGTGTCAGCTTGACGGTGAATGCTGTAGAGGGTGCCAAATTCTTGATTACTCTTATTCCCCACAGCCTGGAAGAAACGATTATTGGTGGCTACAAGAAGGGCACTAAAATTAATTTAGAAGTGGACGTGGTTGCCCGTTACCTAGAGCGATTAATGCTCGGCGACAAAGCCGCTGAAACAGGCCAACAAAAATCAGATATCAGCATGGTATTTTTAGCTGAAAATGGCTTTTTACGTTAG
- the ribBA gene encoding bifunctional 3,4-dihydroxy-2-butanone-4-phosphate synthase/GTP cyclohydrolase II — translation MAMNTTAEIIEDIRLGKMVILMDDEDRENEGDLIMAAECVTPKDINFMVTHARGLVCLPMTAERCKRLNLPLMVDNNGAQFSTNFTVSIEAREGVTTGISAADRARTILAAVATDATANDIVQPGHIFPLIAKEGGVLNRAGHTEAGVDLPRLAGLEPASVIVEILNEDGTMARGPELQEFAKKHDLKIGTIADLIEYRNLNETTIEQVAKCKLPTEYGEFDLVTFKDSIDNQVHFALSKGEISPDEPTLVRVHLHNTLSDLLGSERAIERSMNLPQALKRIAAEGGVLVLLGKDEDLLTQVKQFEAEDNGEKPVGAAWSGTSRTVGVGSQILASLGVKKMRLLSRPKKYHALSGYGLEVVEYVD, via the coding sequence ATGGCAATGAACACAACAGCAGAAATTATCGAAGACATTCGTCTTGGCAAAATGGTTATCTTGATGGATGACGAAGACCGTGAAAACGAAGGCGATTTAATTATGGCCGCTGAGTGCGTCACCCCAAAAGACATTAACTTTATGGTGACTCACGCTCGGGGGTTGGTTTGCTTGCCCATGACAGCGGAGCGTTGTAAACGCTTGAATTTGCCTTTGATGGTGGATAACAACGGTGCACAGTTCTCGACTAACTTTACGGTATCAATCGAAGCTCGTGAAGGGGTCACCACGGGTATTTCTGCTGCGGATCGTGCGCGCACTATTTTAGCGGCGGTTGCTACGGATGCCACGGCCAACGATATTGTGCAACCCGGGCATATATTCCCTCTTATTGCCAAAGAAGGTGGGGTGCTAAATCGCGCTGGGCATACCGAAGCGGGTGTTGATTTACCGCGTTTAGCTGGCTTGGAGCCTGCCTCAGTTATCGTTGAAATACTCAACGAAGACGGCACCATGGCCCGTGGCCCTGAGTTACAAGAGTTTGCTAAAAAGCATGACCTGAAAATTGGCACAATCGCTGATTTGATTGAATATCGTAACTTAAATGAAACCACCATCGAGCAAGTGGCAAAATGCAAATTGCCGACTGAGTACGGTGAGTTCGATTTGGTTACTTTTAAAGACTCGATTGATAACCAAGTACATTTCGCGTTGAGTAAAGGCGAAATTAGTCCTGATGAGCCAACGTTGGTGCGTGTACATTTGCACAATACCTTGAGTGATTTGCTGGGTTCAGAGCGAGCAATTGAGCGCAGCATGAATTTACCCCAAGCACTAAAACGCATCGCTGCCGAAGGTGGTGTTCTAGTATTACTGGGTAAAGATGAAGATTTGCTGACGCAAGTAAAACAGTTTGAAGCCGAAGATAATGGTGAAAAGCCTGTTGGCGCAGCATGGAGCGGCACGTCTCGCACTGTGGGTGTCGGTAGTCAAATACTTGCCAGCTTAGGCGTGAAAAAAATGCGCTTGCTAAGTCGACCTAAAAAATATCATGCCC